In Pangasianodon hypophthalmus isolate fPanHyp1 chromosome 1, fPanHyp1.pri, whole genome shotgun sequence, the genomic window tttatttgtaattgtgCGTtcacattatgaaaaaaattcatgaataaataaatgaattaattcaaCTTATGTTGTGGGTCAAAACTGaccaatatacactatatggccaaaagtatgtggacaccataCCATATGTGATTGTTGAACATTCTattcccccctttgctgttataatagcctccactcttctgcgaaggctttccgctagattttggagtgtggctgtggggatttggcATTAATCTAccagagcattagtgaggtcaggcaccaATTTTGGGCAAAAAGGCTTGGGATGCagtccagttcatcccaaaggtgttcagtggtgttgaggtcagggttctgtgcagacAACTCAAGTtctgtgcacaggggtattgtcatgatggaacagtgttccagtgaagggatattgtaatgctacagcgtacaaagacatcctatacaactgtgtgcttccaactttgtggcaacagtttggggaataaccacatatgggtgtgatggtcaggtgtccacatacatttggccatatagtgtatataatagtACACTCCCTTTGAAAATTAagatttttatccatttctcaGTGAATATGAGACAAATTTGCTGCACTTTTACGAAacagttttattaaacatttatttttattaacacaaGAGTGTGGTCACCTAACATCTTTaagataagaaaaataatacatttaattcaAATGAGGTGTTGCAAAAATGATTACACCCTACAACAAATTCAACTAAATCTAATAACAGCACCAATTCTTCTAGACATTGAGTGAACAAGTTCACGACATACAGCTACATCTATCTTTCTCCATTCTTGAAGAATGAACTCTTTTAAGATCCTGGGTGCCGGATGGAGAATGACATTCAACTTGTCTTTTCAGAACTCCCCACAAGTGttctattgggttgaggtctggtGAAATGATGACATGCTTGGCACCTGCAGCACTCATGCAACCCCACACAAGAACACCATGCTTTACTGTTGGTACCATGCATTTTTCATTGTACTCCTTACCTTTGCGACGCCATACAGTTTAGAACCTGTCAGAGCCAAAAACATTAATCTTTGTCTCATCACTCCAAAGTATAGAGTCCCAATAGTCTTCGCCTTTGTCAACATGAGCCCTGGCAAATTCTAGATGGGCTTTTCTGTGCATGGGATTCAGCAGTGGCTTCCTTCATGGATGACAGCCATGCATGCCACTCCTCTGCAGTGTACGTTGTATGGTGTCATGGGAAACACTCACCCCAGTTTGACTTTCCAATGACTTAGTCAACTGTGTTGAACTTGCATGGTGATGTTCTTCAACTTCTCTCATCACAAAACGCTCTTGACAAGGTGTTAACTTATGTGGATGGCCTGGATGTCTAAGTGAGCATGCCACAAGTCCATCCTTTTGAATTTTTGCGACAGTATTCAAACTTATTAGCAATGCTTTACTAATTTTCTTATAACCTTGACCTTTTTTGTGCAAAGAAATTATTTTCTGTCTCAGCGCTTGTGAGATTTCTTTTCCATGTGGTGCCATTTTATCAGCATTATATGGGAGTGGATTTTCTCTCTTAAATACCACTCTTAATTGTCAATTATCCTGTGGCCACCTTTGTGATGATTGATTAGACTCATCTCGTGGTGAATTCCTgttaattacaattttattttatgttttctccTAACACATTCACTGGGTTGTACTCATTTTTGCACCATGatcttaaattattttgttagaATAGTTCCAATTTTGCCTTTGGTACTGACTAATCTAATTTAAAACCAATAAACTAGATTTGCACAAATATTTCATTGTATAGGATCCCATAGAAAGTATTAATTTAAAAGCGAGATGGATGTTTTTCTGAGAAATCTGTCGGGGTGTACTGTAATGCTCCAAACAACCATGTGACAGCTATTTTGCATATGAGTAAAAGCAAGCATAATCCAGGCATAATTACAGTCCAATTATGTActataaatcttttttaaagctACACTATACGTGCATTTCCAGGTGCAAGAAACATATTAAAGCTACCACTCTGAGAGCGGTACAAAACATTAGAAAATGTTTTGGTAATGTTATGGTAATCTTTAACTAAAACCAGGGATATataacacatgcaaaaaaaatatcattttcaatAGTACATATAGTACAAAATGAAAGCCATTTATACATATGCtgagttgttaaaaaaaaaaaagatctcatCTTCCTTCATTCAGACGCCAACTGAACGTTCTTCCACACTTGTGGTCTGCGAATACACAGAGGCTGCGGCCTGGGTGATGTAGCTCTTCATACACTGCACATGGATGCATGGTGTCTGGAGCAGGAGCCTGGCGAGGTGCTTCCTGAACTTTTCACCTACAAACACATAGAGGAATGGATTGAGGCAGGTGTGCGAGTATGCCACGGCTTCAGTGACTTGCAGCATCAGCCGGATCCTTTTGCTGAGCTCACACTTTGGAGTCAGGATGCGCTTCAGTTCCAGTGCTTTGAGGAATGCTGCAATGTTGTATGGTATCCAACAGCAGAAGAAGACCACCATGACTACAGCAACGAGACGAATGGCCAATTTCTTGGAATTACGAAGGCTCCGAAGCCTCCGGAGCACCATCGAGTAGCAAAATCCCACAATAGTCAGTGGAATTAGCAGGcccaaaacattcattttaatgaaagcTGCACTTCTCACATCATTGTGACTTTCTTGATCTTTTGGATAAGCACTGCAAACTACTTCAGTCTCATTCGCTTTGACTCCAAGATACAGTAGCTCAGGAAATGATGCTGCAATAGCAATAACCCAGATGACCACACTAGCTAAAATTCCATGAGCCTTTGTTCGGATTCTCAAGGCAAACACAGCATGGACGATAGCCAAGTATCTGTCGACGCTCATCAGCACAATAAAGAAAAGGCTGGCATAAAATCCAGTGTAGTACACACCGAGGACCAGAGTGCACATGAAACTGCCAAAAACCCAGGTATCTCTGGCATAGTGAGCCaggaaggggagagagaagaTTAGTAGAAGGTCAGCAATGGCCAGGTTCAGGAGAGACACATCAGTCATGCTTTTCAAATGAGCGCCCCTCAGGATCACCCACAACACCAGCATGTTTCCCAGGAAGCCCACAATGAAGAACAGGGAGTAGAGCACTGGGAGAAAATGGCTTGCATGGGTTCCATAATCACATGGTTCAACATAATCAGAGTAATCATATGTTGTTGTGCTGAAAACAGTAAGGCAAGAGTTACTACATGACAATTACAGGTGAATTGTGCACATGGGTATTCAGATACCAGAGtttgaataaaacacactgcattttGTACATCATGCTGAAACTGATGTTTTAGGctataaatacactcaaaactATAGAATGGCATTCAAGgacattattaaatataaaatatgaattaattgATTAAGAATATCATCGCTTTCAGATGGAGCATATTGGAGGAGACTGCACCTTAACAAGAGACActgaataaatagaaaattttGAATAGATAAAATGATGAACAATGCTTAAAGTGAGCCATAAGCATAGCAAATGAGTACTAGGTCACCTTATGCTTCAAACTATAGCATGtttttttacacttatttttaaaatgtattttatttatttatattttttgacaTGAGAGCACATCAAATTAAGCAAAACATTGgcaataaaataatagtttGTGCtagatcaagtgctattttataagctgccgaACAATAAGAGGGGAAGCCATACcgttaaaccaaatttgcagtgtttAATGTGCTAATTACACCTAGGACAATTTATGCACCAATATATCGACAATATACGAGATTCCTGTTAgatttcaatgcttgccatgTTGTCaatcat contains:
- the LOC113534226 gene encoding C-C chemokine receptor type 3, which produces MATMLNNSSVLGEATTPSTTTYDYSDYVEPCDYGTHASHFLPVLYSLFFIVGFLGNMLVLWVILRGAHLKSMTDVSLLNLAIADLLLIFSLPFLAHYARDTWVFGSFMCTLVLGVYYTGFYASLFFIVLMSVDRYLAIVHAVFALRIRTKAHGILASVVIWVIAIAASFPELLYLGVKANETEVVCSAYPKDQESHNDVRSAAFIKMNVLGLLIPLTIVGFCYSMVLRRLRSLRNSKKLAIRLVAVVMVVFFCCWIPYNIAAFLKALELKRILTPKCELSKRIRLMLQVTEAVAYSHTCLNPFLYVFVGEKFRKHLARLLLQTPCIHVQCMKSYITQAAASVYSQTTSVEERSVGV